In Archangium violaceum, the following are encoded in one genomic region:
- a CDS encoding ABC transporter ATP-binding protein produces the protein MSGPLLEAVGVSIQFGGLKALSDFNLAIHKGDLQGLIGPNGAGKTTAFNVLTGVYQPTQGEVRVSGQRVNGWLPHQINHLGLARTFQNIRLFRALTALDNVKVACRAQGALNPEGVGLGAKFRGAMGNYRDWWRAMLLTPGFQAEERELTEQAERLLEVMGLGHRRNEEARNLPYGEQRRLEIARALGTRPKVLLLDEPAAGMNTREKADLMVLIRKLRDDFNLGILVIEHDMKLVMGICEKITVLDHGETIARGAPAEVRSDRKVIEAYLGDSYLESQGGAA, from the coding sequence ATGAGCGGGCCACTGCTCGAGGCGGTGGGGGTGAGCATCCAGTTCGGGGGCCTCAAGGCGCTCTCGGACTTCAATCTCGCCATCCACAAGGGAGACCTGCAGGGCCTCATCGGCCCCAACGGCGCGGGCAAGACGACGGCGTTCAACGTGCTGACCGGCGTGTACCAGCCCACCCAGGGCGAGGTGCGCGTGAGCGGGCAGCGGGTGAACGGGTGGCTGCCGCATCAGATCAACCACCTGGGACTGGCGCGCACCTTCCAGAACATCCGCCTGTTCCGGGCGCTGACGGCGCTGGACAACGTGAAGGTGGCGTGCCGGGCGCAGGGGGCGCTGAACCCCGAGGGCGTGGGGCTGGGGGCGAAGTTCCGCGGGGCGATGGGCAACTACCGCGACTGGTGGCGGGCGATGCTGTTGACGCCGGGCTTCCAGGCCGAGGAGCGCGAGCTCACCGAGCAGGCCGAGCGCCTGCTGGAGGTGATGGGGCTGGGGCACCGGCGTAACGAGGAGGCGCGCAACCTGCCCTACGGCGAGCAGCGGCGGCTGGAGATCGCCCGCGCGCTGGGGACGCGGCCCAAGGTGCTGCTGCTGGACGAGCCGGCGGCGGGCATGAACACCCGGGAGAAGGCGGACCTGATGGTGCTGATCCGCAAGCTCCGGGACGACTTCAACCTGGGCATCCTGGTCATCGAGCACGACATGAAGCTCGTGATGGGCATCTGCGAGAAGATCACGGTGCTGGACCACGGCGAGACGATCGCCCGGGGAGCACCGGCCGAGGTGCGCAGCGACCGGAAGGTCATCGAGGCGTACCTGGGAGACAGCTACCTGGAGTCGCAGGGAGGGGCGGCGTGA
- a CDS encoding ABC transporter ATP-binding protein gives MNEAQVKLLGERQEFPPLLAVNDVKVSYGAIQALRGVTLKVGKGEVVALIGANGAGKTSTLRAVSGMLKPVGGRISFAGEDTTGAKAHTLVPRGMAHAPEGRGVFPNLTVLENLELGAYLRNDADGIAADLEKSYALFPRLKDRRKQLAGTLSGGEQQMLAIARALLSRPKLLLLDEPSLGLAPQVTETIFRNLRDVNAAGVSILLVEQNAHLALNFAHYGYVLETGEVVMAGAGKALLDSPEIRKAYLGE, from the coding sequence GTGAACGAGGCTCAGGTGAAGCTGCTGGGCGAGCGCCAGGAGTTCCCGCCGTTGCTGGCGGTGAACGACGTGAAGGTGTCGTACGGGGCCATCCAGGCGCTCCGGGGCGTGACGCTGAAGGTGGGCAAGGGCGAGGTGGTGGCGCTCATTGGCGCCAACGGAGCGGGGAAGACGAGCACGCTGCGAGCGGTGAGCGGGATGCTCAAGCCGGTGGGCGGGCGCATCTCGTTCGCGGGCGAGGACACCACGGGAGCGAAGGCGCACACCCTGGTGCCGCGCGGTATGGCGCATGCGCCCGAGGGCCGGGGTGTGTTCCCGAACCTGACGGTGCTGGAGAACCTGGAGCTGGGTGCGTACCTGCGCAACGACGCGGACGGCATCGCGGCGGACCTGGAGAAGAGCTACGCGCTCTTCCCGCGACTGAAGGACCGGCGGAAGCAGCTGGCGGGGACGCTGTCGGGAGGAGAGCAGCAGATGCTGGCGATCGCCCGGGCGCTGCTGAGCCGGCCGAAGCTGCTGTTGCTGGACGAGCCCTCGCTGGGACTGGCGCCGCAGGTGACGGAGACGATCTTCCGCAACCTGAGGGACGTGAACGCGGCGGGGGTGAGCATCCTGCTGGTGGAGCAGAACGCGCACCTGGCACTGAACTTCGCCCATTACGGCTACGTGCTGGAGACGGGCGAGGTGGTGATGGCGGGAGCGGGCAAGGCGTTGTTGGACAGCCCGGAGATCCGCAAGGCCTACCTGGGCGAGTAA
- a CDS encoding DUF2381 family protein translates to MLATLLRMALVLVTLVASAAWARPGPVAARVTKARQVVLREGPGESGELRVHPDYLTTVVFDVDVAPGAVEVEDAERVRVLGAQGRVAVLEPVRELAEGERVALWVTFTRGRTVTRAVLMLVPHPSEVDTEVRVALSEKLTRAVGPAEPGEPPTLMHQLLAGTWVLGKRLDGRVLHASTFPLGVEAGVPWMYELGVQRVVAIPVNNPGGAPPWEPRVVWLASEVLGPKPVALSARMRVPRLMPGERDWVFVEWPLKTGVFHLEVREHESGRGFRLEWAGPQ, encoded by the coding sequence GTGCTCGCTACTCTTCTCCGGATGGCGCTGGTGCTGGTGACGCTCGTGGCGTCAGCGGCATGGGCGCGGCCCGGGCCGGTGGCGGCGCGGGTGACGAAGGCGCGACAGGTGGTGCTGCGCGAGGGCCCTGGCGAGTCGGGGGAGCTGCGGGTCCACCCGGACTACCTCACCACGGTGGTCTTCGATGTGGACGTGGCACCCGGCGCCGTGGAGGTGGAAGACGCCGAGCGCGTCCGCGTGCTGGGCGCGCAGGGGCGGGTGGCGGTGCTCGAGCCCGTGCGGGAGCTGGCCGAGGGGGAGCGGGTAGCGCTGTGGGTGACCTTCACCCGAGGCCGTACGGTGACACGGGCCGTGTTGATGCTCGTGCCGCACCCGTCCGAGGTGGACACGGAGGTGCGGGTGGCGCTCTCGGAGAAGCTCACGCGGGCGGTGGGGCCGGCGGAGCCGGGTGAGCCGCCGACGTTGATGCATCAATTGCTGGCGGGTACGTGGGTTCTGGGAAAGCGGCTCGATGGGAGAGTGCTCCACGCCAGCACCTTCCCTCTGGGCGTGGAAGCGGGAGTGCCCTGGATGTACGAGCTGGGAGTGCAGCGGGTTGTCGCCATTCCCGTCAACAATCCCGGGGGAGCGCCTCCGTGGGAACCCCGGGTGGTGTGGTTGGCGAGCGAGGTGCTCGGCCCGAAGCCGGTGGCACTGTCCGCGCGGATGCGCGTTCCCCGGCTCATGCCGGGAGAGCGCGATTGGGTATTCGTGGAGTGGCCATTGAAAACAGGGGTGTTCCATTTGGAAGTACGGGAGCATGAATCAGGGCGAGGCTTTCGGCTGGAATGGGCAGGGCCGCAATGA
- a CDS encoding serine/threonine protein kinase, producing the protein MNGKSSSSASTVSSGEDVLPVGEAFPRWVSAGMCVGPWRISRWLGQGGYGVVYLSEDTRPESAGGLLEPVALKLAVGRTPYEDPQARQRLLREAEILRRVVHPGVVRCFGQGEYQGVPYLVLEFVPGPNLYEWSAQRNRTAREVVDRVCSLTLALEAVHGAGVFHRDLKGENILVRERDDQPVLLDFGVGDHEGAATLTGAGLPPGTAHYRSPEAVRFLLAEQGQARYCFTLADELYALGVILYRLLTDEYPFSPALPRPLLYERIEQTQPSAPVLLNPRVPGSVSDLVMRLLSKQPEERGGSARAVYTALQAALADGDDRWDEWLFQWDEGPSTHSRSTEKAGIRGPIAPGHEAELMHAAARARELRWQWRKSRALRKRPPIPTPTEPAPAASSRPERKRPGKKAAWVMLAVVCLSGLVWSIRESGASCTDSWRSPMKEGPPVNTQKARSDLPRQEAEDSSSVKEGAHPLERCAAALAAGLVLSACAGVPAQPPRRECPKEALASMERLRVPLDNPMQVHVDVNQPGEYSDVSNFREGPLVSETAMSLEGFSGYLPLGTLLYGYLWTRGKYIVAHYDRAKLPTGEIVPVCFAFGTGDGPQGWPRLWEPSPPGTLNMPKKFVVVAVDHFE; encoded by the coding sequence ATGAATGGCAAGTCCTCCTCTTCGGCGTCGACCGTGAGCTCGGGCGAGGACGTGCTGCCCGTGGGCGAGGCATTTCCGCGCTGGGTGTCGGCGGGGATGTGCGTGGGTCCCTGGCGCATCTCTCGGTGGTTGGGGCAGGGGGGTTATGGGGTGGTGTACCTCTCGGAGGACACACGGCCGGAATCGGCCGGAGGCTTGTTGGAACCCGTGGCGCTGAAGCTGGCCGTGGGCCGGACGCCGTACGAGGATCCGCAGGCGAGACAAAGGCTGCTCCGTGAGGCGGAAATCCTGCGCCGGGTCGTGCACCCGGGGGTGGTGCGTTGCTTCGGGCAGGGCGAGTACCAGGGCGTGCCCTACCTGGTGTTGGAATTCGTTCCAGGTCCGAACCTCTACGAGTGGTCGGCTCAGCGCAACCGGACGGCGCGAGAGGTGGTGGACCGGGTGTGCTCACTGACGTTGGCGCTGGAGGCCGTGCACGGAGCGGGGGTGTTCCATCGGGACCTGAAGGGCGAAAACATCCTCGTTCGTGAGCGGGACGATCAGCCGGTGCTGCTGGATTTCGGTGTGGGCGATCATGAGGGAGCCGCCACCCTCACGGGTGCGGGACTGCCTCCGGGCACCGCGCATTATCGCAGCCCGGAGGCGGTACGCTTCCTTCTGGCGGAGCAGGGGCAGGCCCGGTACTGCTTCACACTCGCGGACGAACTCTACGCGCTGGGAGTCATCCTCTACCGGCTGCTGACGGACGAATATCCCTTCTCGCCCGCGCTCCCCCGGCCCTTGCTGTACGAGAGAATCGAGCAGACACAGCCCTCCGCGCCGGTGCTGCTCAACCCTCGGGTACCGGGTTCCGTCAGCGACCTGGTCATGCGCCTGTTGTCCAAGCAGCCGGAGGAGCGGGGTGGAAGCGCCCGAGCGGTCTACACGGCCCTTCAGGCCGCCCTGGCGGATGGAGACGATCGGTGGGACGAATGGCTCTTCCAGTGGGACGAGGGTCCCTCCACGCACTCGCGGTCGACGGAAAAGGCGGGGATTCGGGGACCCATCGCACCCGGGCACGAAGCGGAGCTCATGCATGCCGCCGCGCGTGCGCGTGAGCTCCGGTGGCAGTGGAGGAAGAGTCGGGCGTTGCGCAAGCGACCTCCCATTCCCACTCCCACCGAGCCAGCACCGGCCGCTTCATCGCGGCCCGAGCGCAAGCGACCGGGTAAGAAGGCCGCATGGGTGATGTTGGCTGTCGTATGTCTTTCGGGTCTGGTGTGGTCTATCCGTGAGTCAGGAGCGTCATGTACTGATTCCTGGAGGTCTCCGATGAAGGAAGGTCCACCCGTGAATACCCAGAAGGCTCGTAGCGACCTGCCGCGGCAGGAAGCCGAGGACAGCTCCAGCGTGAAGGAAGGTGCTCATCCGTTGGAGAGGTGTGCCGCGGCGCTCGCGGCGGGTCTGGTTCTCTCGGCTTGTGCGGGAGTTCCGGCACAGCCTCCACGGCGGGAGTGTCCGAAGGAGGCGCTTGCCAGCATGGAGAGGCTGAGGGTTCCCTTGGATAACCCCATGCAAGTGCATGTCGATGTCAATCAGCCCGGAGAGTACTCAGATGTGTCGAACTTCCGAGAGGGCCCCCTCGTGAGCGAGACCGCCATGAGTCTCGAGGGATTCTCGGGGTACCTGCCTCTGGGCACTCTGCTGTACGGCTACTTGTGGACGCGCGGCAAGTACATCGTCGCCCACTACGACCGGGCGAAGTTGCCAACTGGAGAAATCGTCCCCGTGTGCTTCGCGTTCGGGACGGGTGATGGACCCCAGGGGTGGCCCCGATTGTGGGAGCCCAGTCCGCCCGGGACCTTGAACATGCCCAAGAAGTTTGTCGTCGTCGCGGTCGACCACTTCGAATAG
- a CDS encoding PQQ-binding-like beta-propeller repeat protein: MLRKVLATVLLLGALSGCTVPARTCTTDADCQANGGDGLCDLRVNLCYAGSKEVSGDQCDPACAPYQACTKSNGCVPRYTGLVVTPGDGGLVGGGVVAVRAELVADPTFELKFPETLSFSVVRSDGGTGGSLSAVPGNAGVYTAQWTPPAGDGVFLLTAAYPDGGSPSTTVHLTVDATPPSFTVIVPAADAGVPDGGFAYADPMAVTAWRRDQTVTIRVESDSADLDPSSLRVVVRGHGGGASVTDLSLAPVTPCGRLFCGTVDIPLWRPGLPDFRGNFTVEVTAKDQLGNERMLTGTIPVTRWKWSFNGASGSIEATPAVGQLGTIYFGTSDSNGKVFALNPEGTKKWETSLGKVVGSPALGAFSAGTELVYVGANSSSGGVLYALGADGGVSTRCPGGNASGEILASVAIASTRFDNESAPLETAIALGNGDALISLRPEAIGSRLCRTDLLNASQSSQPGASIIVKGSDAYFSALDTKVWSYQFSGSSGWAAKAGFAAPTIGTLITGLGFATGNRVVGAGGLIAPQSGGVFSFLETDGSGLWKYPDPFTQSTPVRNMSIGAGNQLFFGREVSSGRADMTSINLLATDPRATATNAGSFPAAPVLGKQGIFYTASYTGSVVGVGEVSAWNATNLTNVWRLSDSVGRTNASPTLDCARSPDGTAVSAPHGVLYVPSIDGKLYAFVVDSPGLDPDAPWPKYQHDARNTGNPNTPISSCP, from the coding sequence ATGCTGCGCAAGGTCCTCGCAACGGTGCTGCTGCTGGGGGCGCTCTCGGGATGTACCGTACCGGCTCGGACGTGCACGACGGACGCTGATTGTCAGGCGAACGGTGGCGATGGCCTCTGCGATCTGCGGGTGAATCTCTGCTACGCGGGTAGCAAGGAAGTCAGTGGCGACCAGTGCGATCCGGCGTGTGCGCCGTATCAGGCGTGTACGAAGTCGAACGGCTGCGTGCCGAGGTACACGGGGCTGGTGGTGACGCCGGGTGACGGTGGCCTGGTGGGTGGAGGCGTGGTCGCGGTGCGGGCGGAGTTGGTTGCGGACCCTACGTTCGAGCTGAAATTCCCTGAGACCCTGAGCTTCAGCGTGGTTCGGAGCGACGGCGGAACGGGCGGTTCGCTGAGCGCGGTCCCGGGAAACGCGGGCGTCTACACCGCTCAGTGGACACCGCCAGCCGGAGATGGAGTGTTCCTCCTGACTGCGGCGTATCCGGATGGTGGTAGCCCGAGCACCACGGTTCATCTGACGGTGGATGCGACTCCGCCTTCCTTCACGGTCATAGTGCCTGCGGCGGATGCGGGCGTTCCGGATGGTGGCTTTGCCTACGCTGATCCCATGGCTGTGACAGCGTGGCGTAGGGATCAAACTGTAACGATACGAGTGGAGTCTGATTCGGCGGACTTGGATCCGAGCAGCCTGCGCGTGGTTGTGCGTGGACATGGTGGCGGAGCATCCGTGACAGATCTATCACTCGCCCCTGTGACTCCTTGTGGCAGGTTGTTTTGCGGAACCGTTGATATTCCTCTATGGCGACCTGGACTGCCCGACTTCCGTGGGAATTTCACTGTCGAGGTGACGGCGAAGGACCAGTTGGGCAATGAGCGCATGTTGACGGGAACTATCCCGGTGACACGCTGGAAGTGGTCATTCAATGGGGCATCTGGGTCAATCGAAGCGACACCCGCAGTCGGTCAATTGGGCACTATCTACTTTGGTACGAGTGATTCCAATGGAAAGGTGTTTGCTCTCAACCCCGAGGGTACGAAGAAATGGGAAACCTCATTGGGCAAGGTGGTGGGGAGTCCTGCTTTGGGGGCGTTTTCCGCAGGCACTGAGTTGGTGTACGTCGGAGCCAACAGCAGCAGTGGCGGGGTGCTTTATGCCTTGGGCGCAGATGGTGGCGTGTCGACGAGGTGCCCAGGTGGCAATGCATCTGGTGAGATTTTGGCGTCCGTTGCGATTGCGAGCACAAGGTTCGACAACGAGAGCGCTCCTCTTGAGACAGCTATTGCGCTGGGAAATGGTGACGCACTGATTTCTCTTCGGCCTGAGGCCATAGGCTCACGCCTGTGCAGGACCGATCTGCTGAATGCAAGTCAAAGCAGCCAGCCAGGCGCTAGCATCATAGTAAAGGGCTCGGATGCTTACTTTAGCGCTCTGGATACCAAGGTTTGGAGCTACCAGTTCTCGGGTAGTTCTGGCTGGGCAGCCAAGGCTGGTTTCGCTGCACCGACGATTGGCACTCTGATTACTGGGCTGGGCTTCGCGACTGGTAATAGGGTCGTCGGAGCTGGAGGACTGATTGCACCGCAGTCAGGAGGAGTATTTTCCTTCCTTGAGACTGATGGCTCCGGGCTTTGGAAGTATCCGGACCCGTTCACACAGTCCACCCCCGTTCGTAATATGTCCATTGGCGCCGGAAACCAGCTCTTCTTCGGTCGTGAAGTTTCTTCAGGACGCGCGGACATGACGTCCATCAATCTTCTTGCGACAGATCCTCGTGCTACCGCGACGAATGCGGGCAGTTTCCCGGCAGCTCCAGTGCTGGGGAAACAGGGGATATTCTACACTGCTTCCTACACAGGTTCTGTGGTCGGCGTTGGTGAAGTATCTGCCTGGAATGCGACCAATCTGACCAATGTATGGAGGCTTAGTGATAGCGTAGGCCGTACCAACGCATCGCCGACACTCGATTGCGCCCGTAGTCCCGATGGCACTGCTGTCTCTGCGCCTCACGGCGTACTGTATGTTCCCTCGATTGATGGCAAGCTGTACGCCTTCGTCGTCGACAGCCCAGGTCTCGACCCGGATGCGCCGTGGCCCAAGTACCAGCATGACGCTCGCAACACCGGCAACCCGAATACCCCTATCTCCTCGTGCCCGTGA
- a CDS encoding methyltransferase domain-containing protein, translating into MWDPLQYAHFRDARKRPFFELLARVPASAPALVADLGCGTGDLTLTLAERWPGSRVLGVDSSEAMVSEALRRPAPERVRFELADLARWAPSAPLDVLVSNAALHWLPDHAALLSRLVGLIAPGGVLAFQVPANFEEPSHRLIDEVRALPRFAPALASVRRGHAESLAFYEAHLSALGLAVDAWETAYLHVLPGEDAVLQWLLGTTLRPVLLALGPSEGEAFLDTLRPLLRQAYPAASHGTPFLFRRRFVVALRPSAS; encoded by the coding sequence ATGTGGGACCCCCTGCAGTACGCGCACTTCCGCGACGCTCGCAAGCGCCCCTTCTTCGAGCTGCTCGCCCGCGTGCCCGCTTCCGCTCCCGCACTCGTCGCCGACCTCGGGTGTGGCACGGGCGACCTCACCCTCACCCTCGCTGAACGTTGGCCCGGCTCCCGCGTGCTCGGCGTCGACTCCTCCGAGGCCATGGTCTCCGAGGCGCTTCGCCGCCCCGCCCCCGAGCGCGTCCGCTTCGAGCTCGCCGACCTCGCGCGCTGGGCCCCCTCCGCGCCGCTCGACGTGCTCGTCTCCAATGCCGCCCTCCACTGGCTGCCCGACCATGCCGCCCTGCTGTCCCGGCTGGTGGGGCTGATCGCGCCAGGCGGCGTGCTCGCCTTCCAGGTGCCCGCCAACTTCGAGGAGCCCTCGCACCGGCTCATCGACGAGGTGCGCGCGCTCCCCCGGTTCGCTCCCGCGCTCGCCTCCGTGCGCCGCGGACACGCCGAGTCGCTCGCCTTCTACGAGGCTCACCTGTCAGCGCTCGGCCTCGCCGTGGATGCCTGGGAGACGGCGTACCTCCACGTGCTCCCGGGCGAGGACGCCGTGCTTCAGTGGTTGCTCGGCACGACCCTGAGGCCGGTGCTCTTGGCCCTGGGCCCCTCGGAGGGCGAGGCCTTCCTCGACACCCTCCGGCCCCTCCTGCGCCAGGCCTACCCGGCCGCCTCGCACGGCACGCCCTTCCTGTTCCGCAGGCGCTTCGTCGTGGCGTTGCGCCCCTCCGCCTCCTGA